One genomic region from Yersinia canariae encodes:
- a CDS encoding SDR family NAD(P)-dependent oxidoreductase, translated as MQHVILITGASSGFGALTARALAHAGHIVYASMRDITGRNAPQVQSAQEYATRHNVDLRTVELDVQSQDSADSAVTHIIDQEGRLDVVVHNAGHMVYGPTEAFLPEQFAQLYDINVLGTQRVNRAALPQLRKQGKGLLLWVGSSSTRGGTPPYLAPYFAAKAAMDAVAVSYAAELARWGIETSIIVPGAFTKGTNHFLHSGKPADTERENEYTATGPTEGLGEAALRGLAACEPEDADVADVAAAMVDIVNAPYGKRPFRLHVDPSDDGAVVVSAVADRIRKEFLQRIGLGDLLTPRRYP; from the coding sequence ATGCAACACGTCATTCTGATCACTGGCGCCTCCAGCGGTTTCGGCGCGCTGACCGCCCGTGCCCTTGCGCATGCGGGCCACATTGTCTATGCCAGTATGCGCGATATTACGGGCCGAAATGCACCGCAGGTACAGAGCGCGCAGGAGTACGCCACACGGCATAATGTCGATTTGCGTACCGTCGAACTGGATGTCCAGTCCCAGGATTCTGCCGATTCGGCTGTCACACACATTATCGATCAGGAAGGTCGCCTGGATGTCGTCGTCCATAATGCAGGGCATATGGTATACGGGCCAACAGAAGCCTTCCTTCCCGAACAGTTCGCTCAGCTTTATGACATCAACGTACTGGGCACACAGCGGGTGAACCGCGCCGCGCTGCCGCAACTGCGTAAACAAGGCAAAGGACTATTACTGTGGGTGGGCAGCAGTAGCACACGCGGTGGCACTCCGCCGTATCTGGCCCCCTACTTCGCAGCAAAGGCGGCGATGGATGCCGTGGCGGTCAGTTATGCGGCAGAACTGGCGCGTTGGGGGATCGAAACCTCTATTATCGTGCCAGGCGCGTTCACCAAAGGCACCAATCACTTCCTGCATTCCGGCAAACCCGCTGATACGGAACGCGAAAACGAATATACCGCAACCGGACCAACCGAAGGTCTTGGCGAAGCTGCATTGCGGGGTCTGGCTGCGTGCGAACCAGAGGATGCGGATGTTGCTGACGTTGCGGCAGCCATGGTTGATATCGTCAACGCACCTTATGGAAAACGCCCGTTCAGATTACATGTTGACCCATCGGATGATGGTGCCGTCGTCGTCAGCGCGGTGGCCGATCGCATCCGAAAAGAGTTTTTACAGCGTATCGGATTAGGCGATTTATTAACTCCCCGTAGATATCCATAA
- a CDS encoding nuclear transport factor 2 family protein has translation MNLPLAIPVKNFINATNSHDTTAYLAQFTPDADITDWGHYYQGEKGLLAWNATDNIGVNARMHIISVIAVERDGLSGQAVMMDVKSDKFTGHGLIQFYTEGDLIRRIVIEP, from the coding sequence ATGAATCTCCCCCTTGCCATCCCTGTGAAAAACTTTATCAACGCAACGAATAGCCATGATACTACAGCCTATCTTGCTCAGTTTACTCCTGATGCGGATATCACTGACTGGGGGCATTACTATCAGGGAGAGAAAGGCCTGCTGGCATGGAATGCCACTGATAATATTGGGGTAAATGCCAGGATGCACATTATCTCGGTCATCGCCGTTGAGCGCGATGGTTTATCTGGACAGGCCGTAATGATGGATGTCAAAAGCGATAAGTTTACGGGTCACGGGCTTATTCAGTTCTACACCGAAGGTGACCTGATTCGACGAATTGTTATTGAGCCGTAA
- a CDS encoding LysR family transcriptional regulator — MNVFTRAARVGSISAAARTLNLSASMATKHLDALEAKLGVRLFQRSTRKLSLTEAGQQYLQALNRLLPELEEVENRLASLRVEATGILRLNAPLSFGARYIAPLIGEFHRQHPDVIVELGLNDRVVDLIEEGWDLTIRTGPLADSRLVSRQLADCRMVICAAPSYWHRAGTPQVPADLCHHNCLGSMISSIAGIDEWRFGSKLNHKVAVSGALRANNGDALLAAAVAGLGVIYEPEFIVADALTRGELERVELGSEPVLLGGIHLVYSTRQAFPAKMRVMTTFLVDAFREHCPWDTRKINSRQRPD; from the coding sequence ATGAACGTGTTTACTCGTGCGGCACGGGTGGGGAGTATTTCCGCTGCGGCGCGGACACTGAATCTCTCGGCCTCAATGGCAACAAAACATCTGGATGCGTTGGAAGCCAAACTGGGCGTACGATTGTTTCAACGTAGCACGCGTAAGTTGAGCCTTACGGAAGCAGGGCAACAATACTTACAAGCGCTTAACCGCCTCTTACCGGAACTGGAAGAGGTGGAAAATAGGCTGGCTTCCCTGCGCGTAGAAGCGACAGGGATACTGCGTCTGAACGCTCCCCTTTCATTTGGCGCACGCTATATTGCTCCATTAATAGGCGAATTCCACCGCCAGCATCCGGATGTCATCGTGGAATTGGGGCTAAATGATCGCGTTGTCGATCTGATTGAGGAGGGGTGGGACTTAACCATCCGAACCGGGCCGCTTGCGGATAGTCGTCTGGTATCCCGACAGTTGGCAGACTGCCGAATGGTGATTTGTGCGGCACCGTCGTACTGGCACCGGGCGGGGACCCCGCAGGTTCCTGCTGATTTGTGCCATCATAATTGCCTGGGATCGATGATTTCCAGCATTGCCGGTATTGATGAATGGCGCTTTGGCAGCAAGCTAAACCATAAGGTCGCGGTGAGCGGCGCATTAAGAGCCAATAATGGGGATGCCTTGCTGGCGGCGGCAGTGGCGGGTCTTGGTGTCATCTATGAGCCAGAGTTTATTGTTGCTGATGCCCTGACTCGGGGGGAACTGGAACGTGTTGAATTAGGCTCGGAACCGGTTTTGCTCGGCGGCATTCATCTGGTGTATTCCACACGGCAGGCGTTTCCCGCCAAAATGCGTGTAATGACCACTTTCCTGGTTGATGCTTTCCGGGAGCATTGTCCGTGGGATACCCGTAAAATTAATTCCCGTCAGCGACCAGACTAG
- a CDS encoding serine hydrolase domain-containing protein → MSSKHPPFITAFPISRRTLLTGVAGAALTSAISPRGNATQGLMPQIKSWAPASAVDRVIDNAIQANRLVGVSLIIALEGKVVYQRTAGFADRETHRFVQSADLFRIASMTKLVVSIAALSLIEEGLMHLDDPVSRWLPYFRPALATGQRPKITLRHLMTHTSGLSYGFLSGQDGGDYRRLGISDGLDNSGISLEENLRRLSMAPLLFTPGSAWHYSLSTDVLGAIIERATGLSLPEAVARRVTQPLGLSSMRFVASLQDPLAIPYGDGDPQPVRMSDPFTLPFFGNQIIYAPSRVFHADTYPSGGVGMVGNAEDYLRLLEALRQGGAPLLKKASVNALTTNAIGTLATNAGPGFGWGLGVSVLLDPQAAKLPMNAGSWNWAGVYGTNFWVDPTAKLSVVALTNTAVSGMTGDFPLALRHAVYSNQKHIL, encoded by the coding sequence ATGTCTTCCAAGCATCCCCCCTTCATCACAGCGTTTCCGATTTCCCGACGTACACTACTGACCGGCGTCGCTGGCGCGGCGCTTACCAGCGCAATCAGCCCACGAGGAAATGCGACTCAGGGGCTGATGCCGCAGATAAAGAGCTGGGCGCCTGCCAGCGCAGTCGATCGGGTCATTGATAATGCCATTCAGGCCAACCGTCTGGTGGGCGTATCCCTGATAATTGCCCTGGAGGGTAAGGTTGTATATCAACGCACTGCGGGCTTCGCTGACCGGGAAACGCATCGCTTTGTGCAGTCTGCAGATCTCTTCAGAATCGCTTCAATGACCAAGCTTGTTGTGTCCATCGCCGCCCTCTCCCTCATTGAAGAAGGATTGATGCATCTGGACGACCCCGTCAGCCGCTGGTTACCCTATTTTCGCCCTGCGCTGGCAACTGGCCAGCGACCGAAAATTACGCTACGTCATCTGATGACGCATACCTCCGGTCTGAGTTATGGTTTTTTGTCCGGCCAGGATGGCGGAGATTACCGGCGTCTGGGGATCTCAGATGGTTTGGACAACAGCGGTATCTCTTTAGAGGAAAACCTGCGTCGCCTGTCAATGGCTCCCTTGCTTTTTACCCCAGGCTCCGCATGGCACTACTCTCTTTCAACCGATGTACTGGGGGCGATAATAGAACGCGCCACCGGACTGTCTCTGCCTGAAGCCGTTGCCCGGCGCGTCACGCAGCCACTGGGGTTGAGCAGTATGAGATTTGTGGCCAGCTTACAAGATCCCCTCGCCATTCCCTACGGAGACGGCGATCCCCAGCCAGTGCGAATGAGCGATCCCTTTACCTTGCCATTCTTCGGTAACCAGATAATTTATGCGCCATCCAGGGTATTCCATGCTGATACTTACCCCTCTGGAGGTGTAGGGATGGTGGGAAATGCCGAAGATTATTTGCGCCTTTTGGAAGCATTAAGACAGGGTGGTGCTCCCCTATTGAAAAAAGCATCTGTCAACGCGCTCACCACCAATGCCATCGGCACACTCGCCACCAATGCGGGGCCTGGTTTTGGCTGGGGACTCGGCGTGTCTGTACTGTTGGACCCACAGGCAGCAAAACTGCCCATGAATGCAGGCAGTTGGAACTGGGCTGGTGTATATGGGACAAACTTTTGGGTAGATCCGACAGCAAAACTGTCCGTCGTTGCTCTGACAAATACAGCGGTATCCGGGATGACGGGAGATTTTCCACTTGCATTACGCCATGCTGTTTACAGCAACCAGAAACATATTCTTTAA
- the nfsB gene encoding oxygen-insensitive NAD(P)H nitroreductase, giving the protein MNIDKIIHTRYATKAYDSSRKLTAEQEQQIFDLLRFSPSSVNSQPWHFFALSSDEARQRIIPAMTEPNISKIMNSAMVIVFSTYKEITETHLNAVLAQEKIDGRFATEQNEKNQDEGRRFFVGLNNSSLDEQRAWMARQAYLSLGFLLLGAAGMGLDATPIEGFYRDKMDSALFLQDQNLTSVVIAAIGYHGSNDFNARLPKSRLNQNSVLTHL; this is encoded by the coding sequence ATGAACATCGATAAGATTATCCACACGCGCTATGCCACCAAAGCTTATGACAGCAGCAGGAAGCTCACCGCAGAGCAAGAACAACAGATTTTTGATCTGCTGCGATTCAGTCCTTCGTCAGTTAATTCACAACCGTGGCACTTTTTTGCGCTCAGTTCAGACGAAGCCAGACAACGGATTATTCCTGCAATGACTGAACCTAATATCAGTAAAATTATGAACTCGGCAATGGTTATCGTGTTCTCTACGTACAAGGAAATAACAGAAACGCATTTAAACGCCGTCCTTGCCCAGGAGAAAATCGATGGTCGCTTTGCAACTGAACAAAATGAAAAAAACCAGGATGAGGGGCGTCGTTTCTTTGTAGGATTGAACAACAGTTCTCTGGATGAGCAGCGGGCATGGATGGCTCGTCAGGCTTATCTATCACTGGGTTTCCTGCTGCTGGGCGCGGCAGGAATGGGGCTTGACGCCACGCCGATTGAAGGATTCTATCGTGATAAAATGGATTCCGCACTATTTCTGCAAGATCAGAATCTCACAAGCGTAGTCATTGCGGCTATTGGCTATCATGGCAGTAACGATTTTAACGCCAGATTACCCAAGTCACGCTTAAATCAGAATTCGGTCCTTACTCACCTGTAA
- a CDS encoding oxidoreductase, which produces MDHSAKTLLITGVSSGFGRALAEEALQQGFRVVGTVRNQQDKIDFEALNSDSAFARILDVTHDGEPQRVVASIEREIGHIDVLVNNAGYGLEGILEETSLDQVRRQFDVNVFGAVAMIQATLPYMRQRGRGHILNITSMGGMITLPGLGIYHGSKFALEGISESLAKEVRDLGIYVTAIEPGAFRTDWAGRSMVRAERSIRDYDAVFEPLRQRRQEVSGKQLGNPIKAAQVMLTLIDSDNPPMHLLLGSDAVRLVKEKMALLQREFSEWETLSLSTDFQ; this is translated from the coding sequence ATGGATCACTCCGCTAAAACACTTTTAATTACTGGCGTATCTTCCGGATTTGGTCGCGCACTGGCTGAAGAAGCGTTACAGCAAGGTTTCCGAGTCGTTGGAACCGTGCGAAATCAACAGGATAAAATTGATTTTGAAGCTCTGAATTCAGATTCTGCCTTTGCAAGGATCCTTGATGTCACACATGATGGAGAGCCACAGCGAGTGGTGGCATCAATTGAACGAGAAATCGGCCACATTGATGTACTGGTCAATAATGCGGGTTACGGGCTGGAAGGTATTCTGGAAGAAACATCACTGGATCAGGTACGTCGTCAATTCGATGTTAACGTTTTTGGCGCTGTCGCTATGATACAAGCCACTTTACCGTATATGCGTCAGCGTGGGCGCGGACATATTCTTAATATCACGTCGATGGGTGGAATGATAACTCTGCCTGGGCTGGGTATCTATCACGGCAGCAAATTCGCTCTTGAGGGTATATCTGAAAGTCTGGCGAAAGAAGTAAGAGATCTCGGCATCTATGTAACAGCAATCGAACCCGGTGCTTTTCGTACCGACTGGGCTGGACGCTCTATGGTTCGGGCTGAACGCAGCATTCGCGATTATGATGCAGTATTCGAACCGTTACGCCAGCGTCGTCAGGAAGTCAGTGGCAAGCAATTGGGAAATCCCATTAAAGCTGCACAGGTTATGCTGACGTTAATTGATTCGGATAATCCGCCTATGCACCTTCTCCTTGGAAGTGACGCAGTCCGGCTGGTAAAAGAAAAAATGGCGTTATTACAACGTGAATTCAGTGAATGGGAAACGCTTTCCTTGTCGACTGATTTTCAATGA
- a CDS encoding DMT family transporter, translating to MNPMLSVFRQSEHSRKGLAGIGFGLITAAIWGAFIAVSRQGIGAGLQAADLAFLRYLSAGLILLPWLLRQKISSLAGIGWPQGLLLSFLAGPAFVMVGASGYLFAPLAHGAVIQLGTLTLLTVVLATCLLKEPLGLQRGAGVLILVCGLIVTAGPTLFQAGSSAWRGDILFACAGAMWALFSILMRRWQVNALAATAVVSVLSALIYTPLWLIFASVQRLQNVPLWLVIEQVVVQGILSGVVALFCFSRAVNLLGASRAALFPALAPGAAILIGIPLTGDIPTVMQVLGLLIVSSGLLVTVIKWRK from the coding sequence ATGAACCCGATGTTATCGGTTTTTCGCCAGTCTGAACATTCACGGAAAGGCCTTGCTGGAATCGGCTTCGGGCTTATAACGGCGGCTATCTGGGGAGCATTTATCGCTGTTTCACGTCAGGGGATTGGTGCAGGATTGCAGGCGGCCGACCTGGCATTTCTTCGTTATCTGAGTGCCGGGTTAATCCTGTTGCCGTGGCTACTTCGTCAGAAGATATCCTCGCTCGCTGGCATCGGCTGGCCACAGGGCCTGCTCTTGTCTTTTCTTGCGGGACCGGCGTTTGTCATGGTGGGAGCCAGTGGTTACCTGTTCGCCCCGTTGGCCCATGGTGCAGTAATCCAGCTTGGTACACTGACATTACTGACGGTTGTGCTGGCAACCTGCCTACTAAAAGAACCATTAGGTTTACAACGCGGGGCTGGGGTGTTGATCCTTGTCTGCGGTCTGATTGTGACTGCCGGGCCGACCCTGTTTCAGGCCGGATCGTCAGCCTGGCGTGGTGACATTTTGTTCGCTTGCGCGGGTGCAATGTGGGCACTGTTCAGTATATTGATGCGCCGTTGGCAGGTTAATGCGCTGGCAGCAACTGCAGTAGTCTCGGTATTGTCGGCATTAATATATACCCCACTCTGGCTGATATTCGCTTCTGTTCAGCGCCTACAAAATGTCCCATTGTGGCTGGTTATAGAACAGGTCGTAGTACAAGGTATTCTTTCCGGCGTTGTTGCTCTGTTCTGTTTCTCCCGCGCGGTTAATTTATTAGGTGCCAGCCGTGCAGCGCTGTTCCCCGCCTTAGCCCCTGGCGCGGCTATATTGATCGGTATTCCTTTGACAGGTGATATCCCCACTGTAATGCAGGTACTGGGCCTTTTAATTGTTTCCAGTGGATTACTGGTGACGGTCATTAAATGGCGTAAATAG
- a CDS encoding aldehyde dehydrogenase family protein: protein MSLNTSKYSSAEYSFAELLINGQWRNGQSNLLRVYNPYDQKLLTEISLASVVDVDSAFLAASKSQPDWARTLPSERAEVMRSAVRVMEQRHSEIVNWLIDETGSVRLKAEFEWSAVRSMLLEAASLPTQISGRILSGDILDKEHRIYFAGIVNFQAPRPSANIRPKRIEQAGGAE from the coding sequence ATGAGCCTTAATACATCTAAATATTCATCTGCAGAGTATTCATTCGCTGAGTTATTAATTAATGGTCAATGGCGTAATGGACAGTCAAACTTACTGCGCGTCTATAACCCCTACGACCAAAAACTGCTAACGGAAATCTCCCTTGCGTCAGTTGTTGACGTCGACTCTGCTTTCCTGGCGGCAAGTAAATCCCAACCTGATTGGGCACGAACGCTACCTTCGGAACGCGCAGAGGTCATGCGCAGTGCGGTAAGGGTCATGGAGCAAAGACATTCCGAAATAGTTAACTGGCTTATCGACGAAACAGGCAGCGTACGCCTTAAAGCAGAATTTGAATGGAGTGCGGTCCGGTCAATGCTGCTCGAAGCAGCATCGTTACCCACACAGATATCCGGACGAATATTGTCTGGCGATATTCTGGACAAGGAGCACCGGATCTATTTCGCAGGAATTGTTAATTTTCAGGCACCGCGCCCATCTGCGAACATTCGCCCAAAGCGAATTGAGCAGGCTGGGGGAGCCGAATAA